The sequence TGACGGTTGATCGAGGAGGTCGGAGATTACGATGACCAATCCACGACGGATAATCCGTTTGGCGAGTTCGTTAAAAGTGGCGCTGATACTCGTTTCTTCGCCCGGCTGGATACTTTCTAAGGTAGACATGATAGCGTGCAGATGGGTTGCAGCACCGCGTGGTGGGATGTATTCCCTGATATGTGTGTCAAAGACCGCTAAACCTGCGGAGTCCCGCTGCTTGAGCATGAGATACGTCAACGATGCGGCGAGGTAACAAGCGTATTCGAACTTAGTGATGCCGCTGTCGTCATATTTGTAGTTCATTGATCCGCTGGCATCGAGCAGGATATAGGCGCGAAGGTTGGTTTCCTCCTCAAACTTTTTGATGTAGTAACGGTCGGATTTACCGTACACCTTCCAGTCGATATAACGGATGGCGTCGCCGGGCATGTATTGCCGATGCTCTGCAAATTCCACGCTGAAGCCCTGATATGGACTTTTGTGCCGTCCCGTGATAAAACCCTCCACGACAAGACGGGCGACTAGTTCCATACCGCCGAGCCGGGAGAGTGCTGTGGGATCTAAGTATCTGTGAGATGTTCTCATGATCTTTCCGTTCTTTGAAGAGGAATGTTGAGATTAAGATGATTGTATGTTGAATATTCTTGCCTCTGGGTGAGGCACAATAATCGCAGCGACCGAACCCTCCGGCATCAGTTGAAATTCCTCCGATAGCTCAACACCGATTCGCTCCGGTTCAAGCAGCTGTCGTAGCTTGGCGAGCGCTGCTAAGTCTGGACAGGCAGCATCCCCAAACCGAAAACGTGCACCCTGATAGCTCCCGTGAAACAGATCGAGGACGTACGGACTATCTTCTGCAGCGATGTCAAGTTCAAGACGGATCTGCCTGTGCGCATACTCTTCCAGTGCCTCAGTCGTCTCAATAGCCATGCCGCGTAGATGCAGGTATCTTCCCTCATTTCCTTCAGCCCTAGCGTGTTCCATAACCTCCGTAATTGTCGGTCCAACCGTGACAAGCTGAAACGCCACGACATCCATCTGAATAGAATCAACGCTGGCAAAATAATCGGTGATACAGCGTCGCTCTTCGGTGTGGGTCTGACGGGGAAAAGTGAAACGAACCCATTCGGTCTGCG is a genomic window of Candidatus Poribacteria bacterium containing:
- a CDS encoding DUF58 domain-containing protein, whose amino-acid sequence is MRTSHRYLDPTALSRLGGMELVARLVVEGFITGRHKSPYQGFSVEFAEHRQYMPGDAIRYIDWKVYGKSDRYYIKKFEEETNLRAYILLDASGSMNYKYDDSGITKFEYACYLAASLTYLMLKQRDSAGLAVFDTHIREYIPPRGAATHLHAIMSTLESIQPGEETSISATFNELAKRIIRRGLVIVISDLLDQPSEVLSALKHFRHRKHEVIVFHLLDKAEMTFPFEGPVVFRDMETEGTLSTQAEALKAGYLEQLGEFIQAYRRGCGASLIDYVQIDTATPFDYALSSYLSRRK